The proteins below come from a single Ignavibacteria bacterium genomic window:
- a CDS encoding methyltransferase domain-containing protein → MNSKINLYTNDKREYVKGMFNSIHRTYDILNHTLSFGIDIYWRKKALSKLTFQPGGICLDLASGTGDFGIEVYKKFKCKIIGYDFAENTLRRFRQKIKKNGFSENDFLLVSGEAE, encoded by the coding sequence ATGAACTCGAAAATCAATTTATACACCAATGACAAACGCGAATATGTTAAGGGGATGTTCAATTCAATTCACAGAACTTACGACATATTAAATCACACTTTGAGTTTTGGAATTGATATCTATTGGCGGAAAAAAGCACTTTCTAAATTAACTTTCCAGCCAGGCGGTATATGTCTTGATTTAGCTTCAGGCACCGGCGACTTTGGAATTGAAGTTTACAAAAAATTTAAATGTAAAATTATAGGGTACGATTTCGCCGAAAATACATTGAGAAGATTCCGCCAGAAAATTAAAAAGAATGGATTTTCTGAAAACGATTTTTTATTAGTAAGCGGTGAAGCCGAAT